Proteins encoded in a region of the Elaeis guineensis isolate ETL-2024a chromosome 7, EG11, whole genome shotgun sequence genome:
- the LOC140859207 gene encoding putative germin-like protein 2-1 translates to MAAHFLFLALLALASSHAIASDPSQLQDFCVADLKSDVFVNGFICKDPKLAKAEDFFFCGLDKPRDTGNKLGSNVTQVNVNQIAGLNTLGISLARLDFAPYGVNPPHIHPRGTEILTVLEGTLYVGFVTSNPNNQLFAKVLNKGDVFVFPQGLIHFQFNYGKTNAVAIAGLSSQNPGVITIANVVFGVKPPISDDVLAKAFQLDKKTVDWLQAQFWMDNNN, encoded by the exons ATGGCTGCCCATTTCCTCTTCCTTGCTCTCCTTGCACTGGCTTCATCTCATGCCATTGCTTCAGATCCTAGTCAACTCCAAGACTTCTGTGTTGCTGATCTTAAATCAGATG TGTTTGTAAATGGGTTCATTTGCAAGGACCCGAAGCTTGCCAAAGCcgaagatttcttcttttgtggCCTTGACAAGCCCCGTGACACAGGAAACAAACTTGGGTCTAATGTGACTCAAGTCAATGTGAACCAAATTGCTGGGCTCAACACCCTTGGCATCTCGCTAGCTCGTCTGGACTTTGCACCCTATGGTGTCAACCCTCCTCACATCCACCCAAGGGGAACTGAGATCCTTACCGTGTTGGAAGGCACACTTTACGTGGGCTTTGTCACATCTAACCCCAACAACCAGCTCTTCGCTAAGGTCCTTAACAAGGGTGATGTGTTTGTATTTCCTCAAGGTCTCATCCATTTTCAGTTCAACTATGGAAAGACAAATGCTGTTGCTATTGCTGGTCTCAGTAGCCAGAACCCTGGCGTCATCACCATAGCCAATGTAGTCTTTGGAGTGAAGCCACCAATCTCTGATGATGTTCTTGCCAAGGCCTTTCAACTGGACAAGAAGACTGTAGATTGGCTTCAGGCCCAATTCTGGATGGACAACAACAACTAG